The proteins below are encoded in one region of Bacteriovorax sp. Seq25_V:
- a CDS encoding START domain-containing protein, whose amino-acid sequence MKIILLLLAYSQLTIAQSDWNYLTTEDGIAIYTKEAKDSIMPFKASGLIEANIYDVLKVLKDFSNKNKWSPKLKSVKTHQKINDDHYIFSEYYQTPWPATDREFLLEGQLKKLSANEYLILAHSIDNDFKDNGHIQADVDYLNLKIKKISENQTNIEFEFHGDMKGWMPVWLMNLIQKKWPLRFIQGLRKYLHSI is encoded by the coding sequence ATGAAAATTATCCTATTACTATTAGCATACTCGCAACTCACTATCGCTCAATCTGACTGGAATTACCTCACGACTGAAGATGGGATTGCTATTTACACGAAAGAAGCAAAAGACTCGATAATGCCCTTTAAGGCGAGCGGATTAATTGAAGCAAATATCTACGATGTCCTCAAAGTTTTAAAAGATTTTTCTAACAAGAACAAATGGTCTCCAAAACTTAAATCTGTTAAAACACATCAGAAAATTAATGATGATCACTATATCTTTTCAGAGTACTATCAAACTCCATGGCCTGCAACAGATAGAGAATTTCTACTTGAGGGACAACTAAAGAAACTGTCTGCAAATGAATATCTCATTCTTGCTCATTCAATAGACAATGACTTTAAAGATAATGGACACATACAAGCAGATGTTGACTATCTAAATTTAAAGATAAAAAAGATCAGTGAGAATCAGACTAATATTGAATTCGAATTTCATGGGGATATGAAGGGTTGGATGCCAGTATGGTTGATGAATCTCATCCAAAAGAAGTGGCCCTTGAGATTCATTCAAGGGCTTAGAAAGTATTTGCACTCTATCTAA
- a CDS encoding methyl-accepting chemotaxis protein — MNSFESEYNSKLAKMSLWVLVAHIPVFIATALFFKTELTIAVGFSLFIIAGSFFSYLFKRDSEITKVINGICFMAFSAILIHLGRGMIEMHFHIFCFLTLVSIFGSWKAVLASLLTIAIHHIGFFFILPKSLFNYDASFYIVLLHAAFAILNAGFSYVICQKIAHMVKTQGETFIELSKVSNENSNTSNELERSAQDLSEGSMRQASGIQETVSTLDEITAMVDTTFDQMKMTEDKSSKNRNLAQDGSQILSMVTTSMDEIKHGNNNLDSRLKKNSEEMGQIIEVIKNISEKTKIINDIVFQTKLLSFNASVEAARAGEHGKGFSVVAEEIGNLAKISGDAALEVEAIVSESVEIVNKVIGSTIKDTMVIIESSTSNITRGNEFTERLNKIFAEILTSADEMKNAVTEATVALNEQKNGVSNIRDAMTDLNDLTQINQQKSQEIKNISENLADRASHMSEMVKKLSAK, encoded by the coding sequence ATGAATAGCTTTGAAAGTGAATATAATTCAAAACTAGCAAAGATGTCGCTTTGGGTACTTGTTGCGCATATTCCTGTGTTTATTGCGACTGCACTATTTTTCAAAACAGAGCTTACAATCGCTGTTGGCTTTTCGTTATTTATTATTGCTGGTTCGTTTTTTAGTTATCTCTTCAAAAGAGATAGTGAGATTACAAAAGTTATTAATGGTATCTGCTTTATGGCATTCAGTGCAATTTTAATTCATCTTGGTCGGGGGATGATCGAAATGCACTTCCATATTTTTTGTTTTTTAACACTAGTGTCAATCTTTGGAAGTTGGAAAGCCGTTTTAGCATCACTATTAACTATTGCTATTCATCATATAGGATTCTTCTTTATTCTTCCTAAGAGTTTATTTAATTATGATGCAAGTTTTTATATCGTTCTTCTCCACGCTGCATTTGCGATTCTCAATGCTGGTTTTTCCTATGTTATTTGTCAGAAGATTGCACATATGGTTAAAACTCAAGGAGAGACATTTATTGAACTTAGTAAAGTGAGTAATGAAAATTCTAATACTAGTAATGAACTCGAGCGCTCTGCCCAAGATCTATCAGAAGGTTCAATGAGACAAGCGTCTGGTATTCAAGAAACAGTGTCAACACTTGATGAGATTACAGCAATGGTGGATACAACATTTGATCAAATGAAGATGACTGAAGATAAATCATCAAAGAATAGAAATCTAGCGCAAGACGGAAGTCAGATTTTGTCGATGGTCACTACTTCGATGGATGAAATTAAACACGGCAACAATAATCTTGATAGTCGTTTAAAAAAGAACTCTGAAGAAATGGGACAGATTATTGAAGTCATAAAAAATATATCTGAGAAGACAAAAATTATTAACGATATCGTTTTTCAAACCAAGCTCTTGTCTTTTAATGCATCTGTTGAAGCTGCACGTGCTGGCGAGCATGGCAAAGGATTCTCTGTTGTTGCAGAGGAAATCGGTAATCTTGCAAAGATAAGTGGAGATGCCGCACTTGAGGTCGAGGCCATAGTGAGTGAGAGTGTCGAGATCGTTAATAAAGTAATTGGGAGTACAATTAAAGATACGATGGTGATTATTGAAAGTTCTACTTCGAATATCACTAGAGGTAATGAGTTTACGGAGAGATTGAATAAAATTTTTGCTGAGATATTAACTTCTGCTGATGAAATGAAAAATGCAGTAACTGAGGCAACGGTGGCGCTAAACGAACAGAAAAATGGTGTATCCAATATTAGAGATGCAATGACAGATCTCAATGATCTAACACAAATTAATCAACAAAAATCTCAAGAAATAAAAAATATTTCAGAAAATCTTGCAGATCGTGCCTCGCATATGAGTGAGATGGTTAAGAAGCTTTCTGCGAAGTAA
- a CDS encoding LysR family transcriptional regulator: MNILSKDLNLLVLIKILNEEKNLTRAAKKMGISQPALSGKLNRLRDEFDDPLFVKSQSGVTPTPKALDLASRIDSVIRIIDDFYFKSNDIDLKAKTDIITLFTTEYVDFLLLPKLLAKVDEVAPNIKLRTFNTSIGLPEKELVNGECDIAIAGYFVKENGNFYQQNLRTDKFVALYDKCNKNVKGDLSLENYLRSSHILTTFSGDFDGIVDVELRKANKVRKVVAGTTSFLVPQEIISKSNYILSCLEPLADKSIHTNSNLVKSDLPFSVKRVSIKQFWHERTHYDPLRIWLRKEIFNILSVDDK, translated from the coding sequence ATGAATATTTTATCAAAAGATTTAAATTTATTAGTTCTCATAAAGATTTTGAATGAAGAGAAAAATCTTACAAGAGCGGCTAAAAAAATGGGGATTAGTCAACCAGCGCTGAGTGGAAAATTAAACAGGCTTCGTGATGAATTTGATGATCCTCTTTTTGTTAAATCTCAAAGTGGTGTAACCCCAACTCCGAAAGCACTTGATCTTGCTTCAAGGATTGATAGTGTTATCCGAATTATTGATGACTTTTACTTTAAGTCTAATGATATTGACCTTAAAGCCAAAACAGACATTATCACACTATTTACTACTGAGTATGTTGATTTTCTACTCTTGCCAAAGCTCTTAGCTAAAGTTGATGAAGTTGCTCCTAACATCAAACTTAGAACATTCAATACGTCGATTGGCCTTCCTGAAAAGGAATTAGTGAATGGTGAATGTGATATTGCTATTGCGGGTTATTTTGTAAAAGAGAATGGTAATTTCTATCAGCAGAATTTGAGAACAGATAAGTTTGTCGCTTTATACGATAAATGTAATAAAAATGTTAAGGGTGATTTATCTCTAGAAAATTATCTTAGAAGCTCACATATATTGACAACTTTCTCTGGTGATTTCGATGGAATTGTTGATGTTGAATTAAGAAAAGCTAATAAAGTACGTAAAGTAGTTGCTGGAACAACTAGCTTTCTTGTCCCTCAAGAAATAATCTCTAAGTCAAATTATATTCTTTCTTGTCTTGAGCCGCTTGCCGACAAAAGCATTCATACAAACTCAAATTTAGTTAAATCTGACCTTCCATTTTCGGTAAAAAGAGTAAGTATTAAACAGTTCTGGCATGAAAGAACTCATTATGATCCTTTGAGAATATGGTTAAGAAAAGAAATCTTCAATATTCTAAGTGTAGATGATAAATAA
- the nadC gene encoding carboxylating nicotinate-nucleotide diphosphorylase: protein MSNTLFSEAVRPLIKTYFEEDDLGRNLIYVNSLPMDEVDCTLKLKDDLMVAGLPFFVEVFNYLSPGILNYDSFKEFEGRVFKKSDKAEIKFKLPFAVALTGERIALNLLQQASSIATYTNKYVEKVKGSTISILDTRKTTPGHRSLEKYAVVTGGGNNHRLGQADMWMVKDNHKSFFGGVKEAVDFFKQMKGFYTPIEVEVHDLKEFDEVIELGVRHLMLDNFSPDQVRQAIAKKPAGVTIEVSGGIRLDTIGGYIIEGVDAISVGALTNGAPNVDISLKYYKN from the coding sequence ATGAGTAATACGCTTTTCAGTGAAGCCGTAAGACCACTAATAAAAACATACTTTGAAGAAGATGATCTTGGTAGAAATCTTATCTATGTCAATTCTCTTCCAATGGATGAAGTTGATTGCACTTTGAAGTTAAAAGATGACTTGATGGTTGCGGGCCTTCCATTCTTTGTCGAAGTATTTAATTATTTATCTCCTGGTATTTTAAATTACGATAGCTTCAAAGAGTTTGAAGGTAGAGTATTTAAGAAAAGTGATAAGGCCGAGATTAAATTTAAACTACCATTCGCTGTTGCCTTAACAGGTGAAAGAATTGCACTCAATCTACTACAGCAAGCTTCAAGTATTGCTACTTATACTAATAAGTATGTTGAGAAGGTGAAGGGATCTACGATCTCAATCCTTGATACGAGAAAAACAACTCCAGGGCATCGCTCTCTTGAGAAGTATGCTGTTGTTACAGGTGGTGGAAACAATCATCGTCTTGGACAGGCTGATATGTGGATGGTGAAAGACAATCACAAGAGTTTCTTTGGTGGTGTTAAAGAGGCGGTCGACTTTTTCAAGCAGATGAAAGGCTTTTATACTCCAATTGAAGTTGAAGTTCATGACCTTAAGGAATTTGATGAAGTGATTGAGCTTGGAGTAAGACACTTGATGCTTGATAATTTCTCTCCTGATCAAGTTCGCCAAGCAATTGCTAAAAAACCGGCAGGAGTTACGATTGAAGTTTCTGGCGGAATAAGACTCGATACAATTGGTGGCTATATTATCGAAGGTGTTGATGCTATCAGTGTGGGTGCTTTAACTAATGGTGCCCCAAATGTTGATATCTCTTTAAAATATTACAAAAACTAA
- the ung gene encoding uracil-DNA glycosylase produces MKKLLKKTQWFQYLKEETEKEYFTQLEAFVATKRKQGEVYPRESDVFKALELTNVQDVKVVILGQDPYHGEGQAHGLSFSVPNSVKIPPSLINIYKELNTDLGVEISKSGNLERWARQGVLLLNNTLTVDKASAGSHQKKGWENFTKRVIEVVNERCDHVVFILWGSPAQKKASFVDESKHLVIKSVHPSPLSSYRGFFGSKPFSQANTFLVNNGKAPINW; encoded by the coding sequence ATGAAAAAATTATTAAAAAAGACACAATGGTTCCAATATTTAAAAGAAGAAACAGAGAAAGAATACTTTACTCAGCTTGAAGCATTTGTGGCGACAAAACGAAAACAAGGTGAAGTATATCCAAGAGAATCTGATGTTTTTAAAGCCTTAGAGCTAACAAATGTGCAAGATGTTAAAGTAGTCATTCTTGGACAAGATCCCTACCATGGCGAAGGACAGGCCCATGGTCTATCTTTTTCAGTACCTAATAGTGTTAAGATTCCACCCTCCCTTATAAATATCTATAAAGAATTAAATACTGATCTGGGAGTTGAGATTTCTAAAAGTGGGAATTTAGAGAGATGGGCAAGACAAGGCGTTTTATTACTTAACAATACGCTGACTGTAGATAAGGCAAGTGCTGGTTCCCACCAAAAGAAAGGATGGGAAAATTTTACGAAGCGTGTTATCGAAGTTGTAAACGAGAGATGTGATCATGTTGTATTTATATTGTGGGGCTCGCCTGCTCAGAAGAAGGCTTCATTTGTGGATGAGAGTAAGCACCTTGTCATTAAAAGCGTACATCCTTCACCTTTATCATCATATCGTGGCTTCTTTGGCAGTAAGCCATTTAGCCAAGCGAATACTTTCTTGGTGAATAATGGAAAAGCTCCAATCAATTGGTAA
- a CDS encoding ComEC/Rec2 family competence protein — MAKSIFLFSIFLLLLSPLNYNKKNQKTYSLKLSLKKEKFKSFSSKDRAHLYQSFVLGNKYGLSPEKKDKLKVMGLYHLMTPSGLHYSCLLFLLIFLKRKYNNRYLSYLEILIGVAIHTFLPGFYAFKRVALLRSLKVSNDIFLDRKFSRLEILLCFLCFDILFGTFRFSNVSFLMSILFIGIFYLRGSSKFFIVFNLFIGQIIMAYIFGNEVSILNLILSPFYTMIFSFLYPLLCFNIFFLDIINYSEYILLFLEKLLEASYFLSKVTPYFQVTLPFVISAILINRKNFLFFFALSFLTFTN, encoded by the coding sequence ATGGCTAAATCCATTTTTCTCTTTAGTATTTTCCTACTCCTCTTAAGTCCCTTAAATTACAACAAAAAAAATCAGAAAACCTATTCTTTAAAACTAAGTCTTAAAAAAGAAAAGTTTAAGTCTTTTTCATCAAAGGACCGTGCCCATCTCTACCAATCATTTGTACTTGGAAATAAGTATGGTCTCTCCCCAGAAAAGAAAGACAAATTAAAGGTCATGGGTCTTTACCACCTCATGACACCTTCTGGTCTACATTATAGTTGTCTTCTCTTTCTCCTAATTTTCTTAAAGAGAAAATATAATAATAGATATCTCTCCTATCTTGAAATCTTGATTGGTGTCGCTATTCATACTTTTCTTCCTGGGTTTTATGCTTTTAAGCGCGTCGCGCTTCTACGCTCACTCAAAGTATCAAATGATATATTTTTGGATCGTAAATTTTCACGTCTCGAGATTCTTTTATGCTTTCTCTGTTTCGATATTCTCTTCGGTACGTTTCGGTTTTCCAACGTAAGCTTTCTCATGAGTATTTTATTTATCGGGATTTTCTATCTTCGTGGATCGAGTAAATTCTTTATCGTCTTCAATCTCTTCATTGGCCAAATAATAATGGCATATATTTTTGGGAATGAGGTTTCTATTTTGAACCTTATTCTTTCACCTTTCTACACCATGATTTTTTCTTTTCTTTATCCATTACTCTGTTTCAATATCTTCTTTCTTGATATTATAAATTACAGTGAATATATTCTCTTATTTCTCGAGAAGCTCCTAGAGGCATCCTACTTCTTGAGTAAAGTCACTCCATACTTCCAAGTGACATTACCATTTGTAATTTCTGCAATTCTTATTAACAGAAAGAACTTTCTTTTTTTCTTCGCTTTAAGTTTTTTAACATTTACCAATTGA